GCACTCCGATAAGGGACGGCCAAAAGGTCTTGCTGGAAGTCAAATCCTGCACGCTCTTCGGAAAAGAGGTAGCTGCCTTTCCTGACGCCGTCACCGCGAGGGGTAAAAGGCACATCGAGGAGATGGCCAGGCTGACTAAGGAGGGTTTCA
This region of Acetomicrobium sp. S15 = DSM 107314 genomic DNA includes:
- a CDS encoding DNA/RNA nuclease SfsA is translated as MRDGQKVLLEVKSCTLFGKEVAAFPDAVTARGKRHIEEMARLTKEGF